A genomic segment from Nicotiana tabacum cultivar K326 chromosome 9, ASM71507v2, whole genome shotgun sequence encodes:
- the LOC107776821 gene encoding aspartic proteinase nepenthesin-2-like, whose translation MENLFHIHLLRSIIFSILIAVSANEKYLSPLNSTYINLAKERFMSLDPTKLPDPPMPSYTFTIYHRDVFEKLNFKDYDSLLESRLARSHARESYLASVLDFENGNDVKKGMVPPNDNPNDANATVKRQHDVQGSKMRELVPKTTGAYYSNGEYVASFLLGSDEVRSFLVIDTGSDLVWWQCGPCEENKCYKQKFQNPLYNSTASKTFRKVDCLRYGSKYCFFEDSAFTCDLDSSECHYEMTYGSRQRTKGYMADDVITFVLDQRPIRVMFGCGKDQTSGTNFSDWFSGIAGLGRRVRPQKKGGYSLPSQFGASLFSMCLPRFHSGKGSTISFHNSSYPRAKSAKLLPNRRYRSFFYVNLYKIFINDKEVLVNPSWWNFKPNMRGGVIVDTGTTFTPFPKDFYVIFRYAFRAEVRDIPMVNNPVGPFDTCYKDNPNGPGLVFPVVKLYFGSENPGTMLFLAQERVVVHFRGHYCLAFVGTDQDISILGVNQLQGVALTFDTSANSLSFDLDACD comes from the coding sequence ATGGAAAACCTGTTCCATATTCACCTTTTGAGGTCAATTATTTTCTCAATTCTGATTGCTGTTTCGGCTAATGAGAAATATCTTTCACCCCTTAACTCCACTTATATTAACCTAGCTAAAGAAAGATTCATGTCTCTTGATCCAACTAAGCTTCCAGATCCTCCAATGCCGTCCTATACTTTTACTATTTACCATCGCGATGTATTTGAAAAATTAAACTTTAAGGACTACGACTCATTGCTTGAAAGTAGACTTGCTCGATCTCATGCTAGAGAAAGTTATTTGGCTTCGgttcttgattttgaaaatgGTAACGATGTTAAAAAAGGGATGGTTCCTCCAAATGACAATCCAAATGATGCAAATGCAACTGTGAAAAGGCAACACGACGTGCAAGGGAGCAAGATGCGCGAACTTGTACCAAAAACAACAGGTGCCTATTACTCAAATGGCGAGTATGTTGCATCTTTTTTGTTAGGCAGTGACGAAGTTAGAAGTTTTTTGGTAATTGACACTGGCAGTGATTTAGTTTGGTGGCAATGTGGACCATGCGAGGAAAATAAGTGCTACAAACAAAAGTTTCAAAATCCATTATATAATTCTACTGCATCGAAAACTTTTCGAAAAGTTGACTGCTTGCGATACGGTTCAAAATATTGCTTTTTTGAGGACTCAGCTTTCACTTGTGATCTAGATAGTTCTGAGTGTCACTATGAAATGACATATGGGAGTCGACAACGAACAAAAGGGTACATGGCCGATGATGTAATTACTTTTGTTTTAGACCAAAGACCAATTAGGGTTATGTTTGGATGTGGCAAAGATCAAACCAGTGGAACAAATTTCAGTGATTGGTTCTCTGGAATTGCTGGCCTTGGACGCAGAGTACGTCCACAAAAAAAAGGTGGATATTCTTTACCATCACAGTTTGGAGCGTCACTATTTTCCATGTGTCTACCAAGATTTCATTCAGGAAAGGGATCTACCATCAGTTTTCATAACAGCTCATATCCAAGAGCAAAATCAGCAAAATTACTACCAAACAGAAGGTACCGTTCATTTTTCTACGTTAACCTTTATAAAATTTTTATTAATGACAAAGAAGTTTTGGTCAATCCCTCATGGTGGAATTTCAAACCAAATATGCGTGGTGGAGTCATCGTGGATACAGGAACGACCTTTACCCCTTTTCCTAAGGATTTTTATGTCATATTCCGCTACGCGTTTAGAGCTGAAGTACGAGATATTCCTATGGTTAACAATCCAGTCGGACCTTTCGACACTTGCTATAAAGATAATCCAAATGGTCCTGGTTTAGTATTTCCTGTCGTGAAGTTGTATTTCGGCAGTGAAAATCCAGGTACAATGTTGTTTTTGGCACAAGAACGAGTTGTGGTTCACTTTCGTGGTCACTATTGCCTGGCTTTTGTAGGAACAGATCAAGACATCTCAATATTAGGTGTTAATCAACTCCAAGGTGTAGCATTAACTTTTGATACTTCAGCAAATTCTTTGTCCTTCGACCTAGATGCATgtgattaa
- the LOC142164328 gene encoding aspartic proteinase nepenthesin-1-like — protein sequence MIEDPTLHCDQNSRECRYDFTYTDGSRTKGFIADDVITFVVDQRPIRVTFGCGKDQIGERNFTGTYSGIAGLGRRVNSLKVGGYSLPSQFGASLFSMCLPSFYSRKGSTISFHKTPWPRSTSAKLLPNYRYPTLHFVNLYKVFINDKAVPVKPSWWRFKRDMSGGVVLDTGTTFTRFPNGFYVIFRYIFRAEVRDIPMVEGPIGPFDTCYKVDPNGRNLYFPVVKLYFGSEDPRTMLLLSFDIDACD from the coding sequence ATGATTGAGGATCCAACTTTACACTGTGACCAAAATAGTCGTGAGTGTAGGTATGATTTTACATATACGGATGGATCAAGAACAAAAGGTTTTATAGCAGATGACGTGATAACTTTTGTTGTAGACCAAAGACCAATTAGGGTTACGTTTGGATGTGGCAAAGATCAAATCGGTGAAAGAAACTTCACTGGTACATATTCTGGGATTGCTGGCCTCGGACGTAGAGTAAACTCACTAAAAGTAGGTGGATATTCTTTACCATCACAATTTGGGGCTAGCCTATTTTCCATGTGTTTACCAAGTTTTTATTCAAGAAAGGGATCTACAATTAGTTTCCATAAAACTCCGTGGCCTAGATCAACATCAGCAAAATTATTACCAAATTATAGGTACCCTACACTTCATTTTGTAAACCTTTATAAAGTTTTTATTAATGATAAGGCAGTCCCGGTTAAGCCATCATGGTGGCGTTTCAAAAGAGATATGAGTGGTGGAGTCGTCTTGGATACAGGCACAACATTCACCCGTTTTCCAAATGGTTTTTATGTCATATTTCGCTACATATTTAGAGCTGAAGTACGAGATATTCCTATGGTCGAAGGTCCTATCGGACCTTTTGATACGTGCTATAAAGTGGATCCAAATGGTCGCAATCTATATTTTCCTGTTGTGAAGTTATATTTTGGTAGTGAAGATCCGCGGACAATGTTGTTGTTGTCATTCGACATAGATGCATGTGATTAA
- the LOC142164327 gene encoding uncharacterized protein LOC142164327 — protein sequence MREITSIFQLRGYLKEYASFNDLVASISNQLGIDLSSKTIKIQYKVEGNCAPMEIHNDMGYRVYVELKKENKEFGMYPLCITTIEKDLISGGSLNQGDIVQIDEGVQRRSDWSVRTPQGFDNFRTNQKEVMAGQVYKDKATLKEVIENYAIAQRFQFRVDRSNAVSYALLCISEDCEWRFKASSINKSELFKVREFNDNHTCPPKDKVYEQRQASSSLIGGMIRPKLTNHKWKYTPRDIIDDVKSDLGVDVSYMLAWRDKEKAMNFLRGEPTDSYKKLPGYLYTMDMTYPGSHIRMVKSPKNEFMCVYISLYAFIRGFDHCRPIVVVDGTHLRSYYTETFVSASTLDGAGHILPLAYGIIDSENDAAWTWFFEQFKIAYGERENMCVVSDRNESIIKSVSRVYPDVPHFACIWHLWNNVYKKFKKNHAKLSEIYFSMAKAYTQAEFDSLIEKVEKVDIRVKEYLELAGYEKWARLYAPVNRGWTMTSNIAESINAALVSTRELPINDFLEEVRKMFGRWNCSNRKEATQTYTTLGKKYQEMLTLNEAMSTRMTVVPSTEYLHTVNDGGRNYTVCLLERKCVCGRFQVDELPCPHAWAVLKSKFLMLEEYCSNYYKPNTIVMTYDVPMYPLPDRNDWNIPKHVTEKVVLPSKWKRPLGRPKKKRDKTLSELLQPKNQHSCSICGQGGHNKRTCRNAPRNK from the exons ATGAGGGAAATTACATCGATTTTTCAATTGAGGGGATACTTAAAGGAGTATGCCTCCTTTAATGATCTGGTTGCTTCAATTTCTAATCAACTGGGTATAGATTTGAGCTCAAAGACCATTAAAATACAATACAAAGTAGAAGGAAATTGCGCGCCAATGGAAATACACAATGATATGGGTTACAGAGTGTATGTAGAATTGAAAAAAGAGAACAAAGAATTTGGGATGTATCCTTTGTGCATAACAACTATCGAAAAAGATCTTATATCCGGAGGTAGTTTAAATCAAGGCGACATTGTGCAAATAGACGAAGGAGTTCAAAG GAGAAGCGATTGGAGTGTTCGAACTCCACAAGGATTTGATAATTTCAGAACTAATCAAAAGGAGGTTATGGCTGGACAAGTTTATAAGGATAAGGCTACATTGAAAGAGGTGATAGAGAATTATGCTATAGCTCAAAGGTTTCAATTCCGAGTTGATAGGTCTAATGCTGTCAG CTATGCATTATTATGTATTTCAGAAGATTGTGAATGGAGGTTTAAGGCTTCAAGCATTAACAAATCAGAACTATTTAAAGTGAGAGAATTCAATGATAACCATACATGTCCGCCGAAGGACAAGGTGTATGAGCAGCGGCAGGCTAGTAGCAGCCTTATAGGTGGTATGATAAGGCCTAAGCTTACAAACCATAAGTGGAAATACACTCCAAGggatattattgatgatgtgaaatCAGATTTAGGTGTAGATGTTAGCTACATGTTGGCGTGGAGAGataaagaaaaggcaatgaattTTCTGAGAGGTGAACCAACTGATTCATACAAAAAATTACCAGGATACTTATATACAATGGATATGACATATCCAGGTTCCCACATCAGAATGGTAAAATCGCCAAAAAATGAATTCATGTGCGTGTATATATCCTTGTATGCCTTTATAAGGGGGTTTGATCATTGTAGACCCATTGTTGTTGTGGATGGAACTCACCTAAGATCTTACTACACCGAGACATTCGTTTCGGCAAGCACGTTGGATGGTGCAG GTCATATATTGCCACTAGCATATGGTATTATTGATTCAGAGAACGATGCTGCTTGGACgtggttctttgagcaattcaagatagCATACGGTGAAAGGGAAAACATGTGCGTCGTTTCAGATAGAAATGAGAGTATCATTAAATCTGTATCGAGAGTGTATCCAGATGTACCGCATTTTGCTTGTATATGGCATCTATGGAACAACGTATATAAGAAATTCAAAAAGAATCATGCCAAGTTGAGCGAGATATACTTCTCGATGGCAAAAGCATACACACAAGCTGAATTTGACAGTCTGATAGAGAAGGTGGAGAAGGTAGATATTAGGGTGAAAGAATACTTAGAGTTAGCTGGTTACGAAAAGTGGGCTAGGTTGTATGCACCTGTTAACAGGGGATGGACAATGACGTCAAATATCGCTGAGTCAATCAATGCCGCACTAGTTTCAACAAGGGAATTGCCAATAAACGACTTTCTCGAAGAAGTTAGGAAGATGTTTGGACGTTGGAATTGTAGTAATCGCAAAGAAGCTACACAGACATACACGACGCTTGGAAAAAAATACCAGGAGATGCTGACTTTGAATGAGGCAATGTCTACACGTATGACT gtGGTACCATCAACTGAATACTTACATACGGTTAATGATGGTGGGAGGAATTACACAGTCTGCCTATTAGAGAGAAAATGTGTTTGTGGGAGGTTCCAAGTTGATGAATTGCCATGCCCACATGCTTGGGCTGTATTGAAGAGCAAGTTCCTAATGCTAGAAGAATATTGCTCTAACTATTACAAACCAAATACAATTGTAATGACATACGATGTTCCAATGTACCCGCTACCGGACAGAAATGACTGGAATATACCAAAACATGTTACAGAGAAGGTTGTACTACCATCTAAATGGAAAAGACCTCTTGGAAGGCCAAAAAAGAAGCGCGATAAAACTTTAAGTGAATTGTTGCAGCCGAAaaatcaacattcatgtagcataTGTGGACAGGGAGGACATAACAAGCGAACATGTAGAAATGCTCCACGTAACAAATAG